From one Perca flavescens isolate YP-PL-M2 chromosome 4, PFLA_1.0, whole genome shotgun sequence genomic stretch:
- the LOC114554474 gene encoding mannose-specific lectin-like: protein MNSLSINDQLHPDQFLTSNNGQYKAYFQRDGNFVVYDSGNRPVWASGTDGSGAVHVLMQADGNLVVYDQHGQAKWSSGTYINSPCEMCRLELTDGGKLELTRNFQRVWSS, encoded by the exons ATGAACTCCTTGTCTATAAATGATCAGCTCCATCCGGACCAATTTCTGACTTCCAACAACGGGCAGTATAAAGCTTACTTTCAG AGGGATGGTAACTTTGTCGTCTATGACTCTGGCAACAGGCCTGTGTGGGCCTCAGGCACTGATGGATCAGGTGCTGTCCACGTGCTCATGCAGGCTGACGGCAACCTGGTCGTTTACGACCAACATGGCCAAGCCAAGTGGAGCTCAGGGACGTACATCAATAGTCCGTGCGAAATGTGCCGTCTTGAGCTGACCGATGGCGGAAAACTGGAGTTGACCAGAAATTTTCAAAGAGTTTGGAGCTCCTGA